In a single window of the Flavobacterium sp. W4I14 genome:
- a CDS encoding cytoskeletal protein CcmA (bactofilin family) (product_source=COG1664; cog=COG1664; pfam=PF04519; superfamily=50346): MFKKNNQIKDLNQQEISTLIGLGFTITGELKGKAVVRIDGTVIGNVNVEGGVVLGEKGMIKGDIQTGSAIIYGTVNGNVKAQNLEIKKTGRVNGDIKTEAIEIELGAQYNGKLEMHQSGKTEDKVAVKA, translated from the coding sequence ATGTTCAAGAAAAACAATCAGATTAAAGACTTAAATCAACAAGAAATCTCTACACTAATTGGCCTCGGATTTACCATTACCGGCGAGCTAAAAGGGAAAGCAGTAGTGAGGATCGATGGAACTGTAATCGGGAACGTAAATGTTGAAGGCGGAGTTGTTTTAGGTGAAAAAGGGATGATTAAAGGGGATATTCAAACAGGTTCAGCCATTATTTATGGAACCGTTAACGGCAATGTGAAAGCTCAAAACCTGGAAATAAAAAAGACAGGGAGGGTTAATGGCGACATTAAAACAGAGGCCATTGAAATCGAGCTAGGTGCACAATACAATGGAAAACTCGAAATGCACCAATCGGGTAAAACTGAAGATAAAGTTGCGGTGAAAGCGTAG
- a CDS encoding hypothetical protein (product_source=Hypo-rule applied; cath_funfam=3.40.630.10; cleavage_site_network=SignalP-noTM; pfam=PF02225,PF04389; superfamily=53187): protein MKYLFAATLLCTTLFVNAQDKFGDVFAKINADVQQNSKAYQTLKYETEAIGHRLTGSTNGAKAEQYAFDLLKSYGCEVTFQPFEVESWARKTINVEIGADRNSLTKMKAVTLAHSPVSADVTGEIVDAGNGLEADYQASPEKFKGKIALIYLGVLPGSPAGTKSLHRSEKTAIATKYGAIGVIIINTVKDGVLLTGTASVTGKLISIPAICIGLEDGTALREKIKSQPQIAHIAMTNFSGMIKARNVVATFKGTEFPKDKIVVGGHLDSWDLATGAIDNGIGSFAIMDMARTFKKLNLKTKRTVEFVLFMGEEQGLLGSKAYIDQAKKDKTLSQVKFMLNYDMTNDPKGFSTSRAEMKELFTAWGADIVKIDTGFKNLFNAGAGLHSDHQPFMLEGIPTGGGFGGKLPNNSGPFYHSDGDSFKLVDEQELKNTVRYSAMLTYALANTPKIPVGVQGEEELRAFLESQNLKEPLSIAGEWRWK, encoded by the coding sequence GTTTTTGCCAAAATCAATGCTGATGTACAGCAAAATTCAAAAGCTTATCAAACACTTAAATATGAAACGGAAGCTATTGGTCATCGTTTAACAGGTTCTACAAACGGCGCAAAAGCAGAGCAATATGCCTTCGATTTATTAAAATCTTACGGTTGTGAAGTGACGTTTCAGCCTTTCGAAGTAGAAAGCTGGGCAAGAAAAACAATTAATGTAGAAATTGGTGCTGATAGAAACAGTTTGACTAAAATGAAGGCTGTTACTTTAGCACATTCACCGGTTAGTGCAGACGTTACTGGTGAGATAGTAGATGCAGGAAATGGATTAGAAGCCGATTATCAGGCCAGTCCTGAGAAGTTTAAAGGTAAAATTGCACTGATTTATCTTGGTGTATTACCAGGCTCTCCGGCTGGGACAAAGTCATTACACCGCTCAGAAAAGACAGCCATTGCCACAAAATATGGCGCAATTGGGGTGATTATTATTAATACGGTAAAAGATGGGGTACTTTTAACCGGAACAGCTTCGGTAACGGGTAAATTGATCTCTATTCCTGCTATTTGTATCGGTTTAGAAGATGGTACAGCTTTAAGGGAAAAAATTAAATCGCAGCCACAGATCGCACATATCGCTATGACGAATTTTTCGGGCATGATTAAAGCGAGAAATGTAGTGGCTACTTTTAAAGGAACTGAATTTCCTAAAGATAAAATTGTTGTCGGTGGACATTTAGATAGCTGGGACTTAGCAACCGGAGCAATCGACAATGGAATTGGTTCTTTTGCTATTATGGATATGGCACGTACCTTTAAAAAACTGAATTTAAAAACTAAACGTACCGTAGAGTTTGTGCTGTTTATGGGCGAGGAGCAAGGTTTGCTGGGGTCTAAAGCATACATCGATCAGGCTAAGAAAGACAAAACATTAAGTCAGGTTAAGTTTATGCTGAACTACGACATGACCAACGATCCTAAAGGTTTTTCTACTTCAAGAGCAGAAATGAAAGAGTTGTTTACGGCCTGGGGAGCTGATATTGTAAAAATTGATACCGGTTTCAAAAATCTGTTTAATGCTGGTGCTGGTCTGCATAGCGATCATCAACCTTTTATGTTGGAGGGGATTCCTACCGGCGGTGGTTTTGGTGGTAAATTGCCAAACAATTCTGGCCCATTTTATCACTCAGATGGCGATAGTTTTAAACTGGTTGACGAGCAGGAACTCAAAAACACTGTACGTTACAGCGCTATGTTAACTTATGCTTTAGCTAATACACCGAAAATTCCTGTTGGTGTTCAGGGCGAAGAAGAATTAAGGGCTTTCTTAGAATCGCAGAACTTAAAGGAGCCTTTGAGTATTGCCGGTGAGTGGAGGTGGAAATAA
- a CDS encoding murein DD-endopeptidase MepM/ murein hydrolase activator NlpD (product_source=COG0739; cath_funfam=2.70.70.10; cog=COG0739; pfam=PF01551; superfamily=51261; transmembrane_helix_parts=Inside_1_35,TMhelix_36_55,Outside_56_278): MNRKRSKTTVIFVNKNQNSSKPIQVPTGYIVHWKKYILGVLGLFLILISSIFYLIHSNSSIELAKSKLELALLKSKDKLSVIDTSSLKKHYQSIDKKLLTINKYLKARGLKPILTGNEGGEQSDDILSAEEIGEFYDNYLSKIAYNVAYTPMGYPHLGAITSGYGHRENPFSGENVETHKGLDIRANYGDIVKCTANGKVIFAGRRGGYGNCIVIKHGNGFETYYGHLSKILVKVDEDVIAGNNIGKAGSTGRSTGPHLHYEVHKNGKVINPRSFLTL, translated from the coding sequence ATGAACAGAAAACGGAGCAAAACAACCGTAATTTTTGTAAATAAGAATCAAAATTCAAGCAAACCCATTCAAGTTCCAACAGGATACATCGTACATTGGAAAAAGTATATTTTAGGCGTTTTAGGATTATTCTTAATACTTATATCCAGCATATTTTACCTGATCCACAGTAATTCGAGTATAGAATTAGCCAAAAGTAAACTCGAACTGGCGCTTTTAAAAAGTAAAGACAAACTATCTGTTATCGATACTTCTTCCCTAAAAAAGCATTACCAATCAATCGATAAAAAACTACTTACCATTAATAAATACCTAAAAGCAAGAGGACTAAAGCCGATTTTAACAGGTAACGAAGGGGGAGAGCAAAGCGATGATATTTTATCGGCTGAAGAAATCGGCGAATTTTACGACAACTACCTGAGTAAAATTGCATATAATGTTGCCTATACGCCTATGGGTTATCCACATTTAGGTGCCATTACATCCGGGTATGGGCACCGCGAAAATCCTTTTAGTGGTGAAAATGTGGAGACACATAAAGGACTCGATATCAGGGCCAATTATGGCGACATTGTTAAATGTACAGCAAACGGCAAGGTGATTTTTGCAGGAAGGCGCGGTGGTTATGGCAATTGTATTGTAATTAAACACGGTAATGGTTTTGAAACCTACTATGGTCACCTTTCTAAAATTTTGGTAAAGGTAGATGAGGATGTTATTGCAGGCAACAATATTGGCAAAGCTGGCTCAACCGGGCGGTCAACTGGTCCTCATTTACATTATGAAGTGCATAAAAATGGTAAAGTTATAAACCCAAGATCCTTTTTAACCTTATAA